A section of the Gloeobacter violaceus PCC 7421 genome encodes:
- the lnt gene encoding apolipoprotein N-acyltransferase, whose amino-acid sequence MSGIALRRRREQAQRRRSIAGVLAAVGGGTALGLAAPPTGWGVLVWVALVPLLVYLRAEHRPRAFWLGTLAGMVYYAILLRWLLGFHPLTWLGIEWWPSLAIALGAWLFVSASQAWVIGLWASLVVRTRLSGLRRVLFAVGLWVGLHWLWGQGETAFPWGTLAQSLAGDLWAVQTVALGGAQLLVGLAVAVNALVAESWSTRRVGYAGLAALLAASVYLYGWWQLAQPLPAGEPLRMGVIQGNIAQARKWTPDGRRETVETYVRGYEELAAAGAQLVLTPETAFPFIWSRPTNPAAPLVPEIQSRRVPVLLSAFERRTDGQVATTLFALDGDARTISTFNKIHLVPFGEQIPLKALIGPLVRKLSPVQQEVFAGSLGQRLQTPVGLVAAGICFDSAFADGFRAQVAAGARLLVQSTNDAWYGPAMAPQHHALDALRAVETGRYLVRASNNGTSAVVDPLGRTTRITGWNVYAAFVEPVRLLEGMTLYALWGDWFVPLSAALALLGLIAGRSPAGRRGRRNF is encoded by the coding sequence ATGAGCGGGATCGCTCTGCGCAGGCGGCGGGAGCAAGCCCAACGGCGGCGCTCCATCGCGGGAGTGCTCGCGGCGGTGGGTGGGGGCACAGCCCTGGGCCTTGCCGCTCCGCCCACCGGCTGGGGGGTGCTGGTGTGGGTGGCCCTGGTGCCGTTGCTGGTCTACTTGCGCGCCGAGCACCGCCCCCGCGCTTTCTGGCTTGGAACCCTCGCGGGGATGGTCTACTACGCCATCTTGCTGCGCTGGCTGCTGGGATTTCATCCGCTCACCTGGCTGGGGATCGAGTGGTGGCCCAGCCTCGCGATCGCCCTGGGGGCGTGGCTGTTCGTGAGCGCGAGTCAAGCCTGGGTGATCGGACTCTGGGCGAGCCTGGTGGTCCGCACCCGCCTGAGCGGCCTGCGGCGGGTGCTCTTTGCCGTAGGTCTCTGGGTGGGACTGCACTGGCTTTGGGGCCAGGGGGAGACCGCCTTTCCCTGGGGGACACTTGCCCAGAGCCTGGCAGGTGACCTGTGGGCGGTGCAAACGGTCGCGCTGGGAGGCGCGCAGCTGCTGGTGGGATTGGCCGTCGCGGTCAATGCGCTGGTGGCCGAGAGCTGGAGCACGCGCCGTGTGGGCTACGCGGGCCTTGCAGCGCTCCTGGCGGCTTCGGTGTACCTATACGGATGGTGGCAACTCGCCCAACCGCTGCCGGCAGGTGAGCCGTTGCGTATGGGCGTTATTCAGGGCAATATCGCCCAGGCGCGCAAGTGGACACCCGACGGCCGGCGCGAGACCGTCGAGACCTACGTGCGCGGCTACGAAGAACTGGCGGCGGCCGGGGCGCAGCTGGTGCTCACCCCGGAGACGGCCTTTCCATTTATCTGGTCGCGCCCAACGAACCCGGCAGCACCGCTGGTCCCCGAGATTCAGTCCCGCCGGGTACCGGTGTTGCTCAGCGCCTTCGAGCGCCGCACCGACGGTCAGGTGGCCACCACCCTGTTCGCCCTTGACGGCGACGCGCGGACCATAAGCACCTTCAACAAGATCCACCTGGTGCCCTTCGGAGAGCAAATCCCCCTCAAGGCGCTCATCGGGCCGCTGGTGCGCAAACTTTCCCCTGTTCAACAAGAAGTGTTTGCCGGCTCGCTGGGCCAGCGCCTGCAGACACCGGTGGGCCTTGTCGCCGCCGGAATCTGCTTCGACTCGGCCTTTGCAGACGGCTTTCGCGCCCAGGTGGCCGCCGGGGCGCGCCTGCTGGTTCAATCGACCAACGACGCCTGGTACGGCCCGGCTATGGCCCCCCAGCACCACGCCCTCGATGCGCTGCGGGCGGTGGAGACCGGCCGCTATCTGGTGCGCGCCTCCAACAACGGCACCAGTGCCGTTGTCGATCCGCTGGGCCGCACCACGCGGATCACCGGCTGGAACGTCTACGCGGCCTTTGTCGAACCGGTCCGGCTTCTTGAAGGGATGACGCTGTATGCCCTCTGGGGCGACTGGTTCGTGCCGCTCAGTGCGGCGCTGGCGCTCTTGGGGCTGATTGCCGGACGGAGCCCCGCCGGACGCCGGGGGCGCCGGAATTTTTAG
- the def gene encoding peptide deformylase, translated as MYEIVKTGDPVLRLTAKPLNSDEIQSEAIQQLIAAMAERMREAPGVGLAAPQVGVSVQLVVIEDRPEYIERLSGAERREREREPVPFHVLINPVLSVEGEESAVFFEGCLSIPGYQGLVARARVVRVEALDERAAPVVIRAHGWYARILQHEIDHLNGLLCVDRMDLQTFSTLENYDRFWRGG; from the coding sequence GTGTACGAAATCGTCAAAACCGGAGATCCGGTGCTGCGCCTGACGGCCAAGCCCTTGAACAGCGATGAAATTCAAAGCGAAGCGATCCAGCAACTGATCGCCGCGATGGCCGAGCGGATGCGCGAGGCGCCGGGGGTAGGCCTCGCCGCCCCCCAAGTGGGCGTCTCGGTGCAACTGGTGGTCATCGAGGATCGCCCCGAGTACATCGAGCGGCTGAGCGGTGCGGAGCGGCGCGAACGGGAGCGCGAGCCGGTGCCCTTTCATGTGCTCATCAACCCTGTGCTGAGCGTGGAAGGCGAAGAATCGGCCGTTTTTTTCGAGGGTTGTTTGAGCATTCCCGGTTACCAGGGGTTGGTGGCCCGGGCGCGGGTGGTGCGGGTCGAAGCACTCGACGAACGGGCCGCCCCGGTCGTCATCCGGGCACACGGCTGGTACGCCCGCATCCTCCAGCACGAAATCGATCACCTCAACGGCCTACTGTGCGTGGATCGCATGGATCTTCAGACTTTCAGCACCCTCGAAAATTACGACCGCTTCTGGCGGGGAGGGTGA
- the crtW gene encoding beta-carotene ketolase CrtW, whose translation MMRGSAVKERTSKRLAEGVITHKNDSSGLWWALVIIGLWIFSFAAALRLPIGELSLQAVIGVVILRTFLHTGLFITAHDAMHRTVFPANHRINDWLGTAAVGLYAFMPYRELLIKHQLHHRFPATGKDPDYHDGEHSGFFQWYLKFMKDYMESRNTPFLIAGMAVVFGVCTWLMGVPLVNLALFWLLPLVLSSLQLFYFGTYLPHRQPDGGYRNRHRATSNRLSSFWSFVSCYHFGYHWEHHEYPLVPWHRLPEARR comes from the coding sequence ATGATGCGTGGCTCGGCAGTAAAGGAACGTACTTCGAAGCGGCTTGCCGAAGGGGTTATCACCCATAAGAACGATTCTTCCGGCCTCTGGTGGGCTCTGGTGATTATCGGCCTGTGGATCTTCAGTTTCGCCGCAGCGCTGCGCTTACCTATTGGCGAGTTATCGCTGCAGGCCGTCATCGGCGTGGTGATCCTCAGAACCTTTCTGCACACAGGTCTATTTATCACTGCCCACGACGCGATGCACCGAACCGTGTTTCCCGCCAATCACCGCATCAACGATTGGCTTGGTACCGCCGCCGTCGGTCTGTACGCCTTTATGCCCTATCGCGAACTACTGATTAAACATCAGTTGCACCACCGCTTTCCAGCCACCGGCAAAGACCCCGACTACCACGACGGCGAACATAGCGGCTTCTTTCAGTGGTACTTGAAATTCATGAAGGACTATATGGAGAGCCGGAACACCCCGTTTTTGATCGCGGGCATGGCCGTGGTGTTCGGGGTGTGCACTTGGCTGATGGGCGTTCCGCTCGTCAACCTGGCGCTGTTCTGGTTGTTGCCGCTGGTGCTCAGTTCCTTGCAATTGTTCTACTTCGGCACCTACTTGCCCCACCGACAACCCGACGGCGGCTACCGCAACCGTCACCGGGCCACCAGCAACCGTCTTTCGAGCTTCTGGTCATTTGTCAGCTGCTATCACTTCGGCTACCACTGGGAGCACCACGAATACCCGCTCGTTCCCTGGCATCGGCTGCCCGAGGCGCGCCGCTAG
- a CDS encoding ABC transporter permease has product MGESTSKNPKLLTLPDWLREWLARQTAYGPAIAVLIEIVVFSAIAPGFFTLENFINISLQTAIFGILAVGMTLVILTGGIDLSVGSVVALAGVSGAMVAQAGGLGMPVAIVVGGGVGLLSGLLVAYFRVAPFVVTLAGLTIARGLAFLLTGGRSIGGLPPDFTFWGQKQLGLLPLPVLVLMVVVTGGYFLLTRTVFGRQIYAIGGNAEASWLAGVPVQGVLVAVYLINGLLAGLAGGMLAARLGAGIPNSGQLYELEVIAAVVVGGTSLSGGRGGVLGSLLGALFIGTLGNGLNLLGVDPYLQKIVLGVVILAAVLVDSAGRRGQR; this is encoded by the coding sequence ATGGGCGAGAGCACGTCAAAAAACCCAAAACTCCTCACCCTACCGGATTGGTTGCGTGAATGGCTCGCCCGCCAGACTGCCTACGGCCCGGCCATCGCCGTACTGATCGAGATCGTCGTCTTCAGCGCCATCGCCCCGGGCTTTTTTACCCTCGAGAACTTCATCAACATCTCGCTGCAGACGGCGATTTTCGGCATCCTGGCGGTCGGAATGACACTGGTGATCCTGACGGGCGGCATCGATCTGTCGGTGGGATCGGTGGTGGCCCTTGCCGGGGTGAGCGGGGCCATGGTCGCCCAAGCGGGCGGGCTCGGCATGCCCGTGGCCATCGTGGTAGGCGGTGGGGTCGGGCTTTTGAGCGGTCTGTTGGTGGCGTACTTTCGGGTGGCTCCGTTTGTGGTCACCCTGGCCGGGCTCACCATTGCCCGCGGCCTCGCCTTTTTGCTCACCGGCGGCCGGTCGATCGGCGGTTTGCCGCCCGACTTCACCTTCTGGGGCCAAAAACAGCTCGGCTTACTGCCGCTGCCAGTGCTCGTCTTGATGGTAGTGGTGACCGGAGGATACTTTTTGCTCACCCGCACAGTCTTCGGCCGCCAGATCTACGCCATCGGCGGCAACGCCGAGGCGAGTTGGCTCGCGGGAGTGCCGGTGCAAGGGGTGCTGGTGGCGGTCTATCTCATCAACGGCTTGCTCGCGGGGCTCGCGGGCGGGATGCTCGCCGCCCGGCTCGGAGCCGGAATTCCCAATAGCGGCCAACTCTACGAATTGGAGGTGATCGCAGCGGTAGTGGTGGGGGGCACCAGTTTGAGCGGCGGCCGAGGAGGAGTACTCGGCAGTCTGCTCGGGGCGCTGTTTATCGGCACCCTCGGCAACGGTCTCAATCTGCTGGGCGTCGATCCGTACCTGCAAAAAATCGTACTGGGAGTGGTGATCCTGGCGGCTGTGCTCGTCGATAGCGCCGGACGGCGGGGACAAAGATGA
- a CDS encoding excisionase family DNA-binding protein gives MAEMLGALSFCASRERRVADIAFIKQTEGMSTTPETRFDPSALSEVDKQRLQQALQSDFLPVLLSKGGDVVELPQPVNDLFIEILQAVRRKEAVFLIHEDEAFTTQAAADYMGVSRQFFVRLLEDGKLPFHRVGTHRRVLFKDLIAYRQARSGERRAKLDKMTEELVEADLDAQYVDLTRPDPGRK, from the coding sequence ATGGCGGAGATGCTCGGCGCTCTATCGTTTTGCGCGAGTCGGGAGCGACGAGTTGCGGATATAGCGTTTATCAAACAAACTGAAGGCATGAGCACAACACCAGAAACCCGTTTCGATCCGTCCGCGCTGTCTGAAGTGGACAAGCAACGGCTGCAGCAGGCGTTGCAGTCGGATTTCCTGCCCGTGCTCTTGAGTAAGGGTGGCGATGTCGTCGAGTTACCGCAGCCGGTGAACGACCTATTCATCGAGATTTTACAGGCGGTCCGACGAAAGGAAGCCGTGTTTCTCATACACGAGGACGAGGCGTTCACAACCCAAGCGGCAGCGGACTATATGGGCGTTTCGCGGCAGTTCTTCGTTCGACTCTTGGAAGATGGAAAACTCCCGTTCCACCGCGTCGGTACGCATCGCCGGGTTCTCTTTAAGGACCTTATCGCTTATCGCCAAGCCCGGAGCGGCGAACGACGGGCCAAGCTCGACAAAATGACGGAGGAGCTGGTGGAAGCTGACCTTGACGCCCAATACGTCGATCTGACACGCCCCGACCCGGGGAGGAAATGA
- a CDS encoding PadR family transcriptional regulator — protein sequence MPDANADPVCFIPLTPAVFHILLAVAECDRHGYGVMRAVEEYSGGKLKLGPGILYGSLKQLLASGWIEEVAGPGGERRRYYRLSEFGKRVAAAEAQRLSNLLMVARANQLLPGVEGAP from the coding sequence ATGCCGGATGCCAACGCGGACCCCGTGTGTTTTATTCCGCTCACCCCGGCGGTGTTCCATATTCTTCTGGCCGTGGCTGAGTGCGACCGCCACGGCTATGGAGTGATGCGCGCTGTTGAGGAGTACTCCGGGGGGAAGCTGAAACTTGGGCCGGGTATCCTCTACGGCTCTCTCAAACAGCTTCTGGCTAGTGGATGGATTGAGGAAGTCGCCGGACCCGGTGGGGAACGGCGGCGTTACTACCGGTTGAGCGAGTTCGGCAAAAGGGTTGCCGCCGCCGAAGCGCAACGCCTGTCCAATCTGCTGATGGTTGCGCGGGCGAACCAGTTATTGCCGGGTGTGGAAGGTGCCCCGTGA
- a CDS encoding PIN domain-containing protein: MRADYSVVLDANILAESALSDLFLRLSEEPRLLLPKWTDEIWQEVERTMLNVLKWPQDTITSRINAAKQAFPEAMITDYQVYLPMCTNDPKDWHILAAAIRGQVETILTMNVRHFKPADVEIWGVTVAHPDEYLKVLYDLDEAVVVQVLNDMAKCRSKPIGQMLSRLSAPAPGFTKKVGNGLQLTVPPYDPVAYRNS; encoded by the coding sequence ATGAGGGCGGACTACTCGGTGGTGCTCGATGCAAATATCCTCGCCGAGTCTGCCCTCTCCGATCTATTCCTCCGTCTGTCTGAGGAACCGCGGTTGCTCTTGCCAAAATGGACGGACGAAATCTGGCAGGAAGTGGAACGGACGATGCTCAACGTTTTGAAGTGGCCGCAGGACACCATCACTTCACGCATCAACGCAGCAAAGCAGGCCTTCCCCGAAGCGATGATCACCGATTATCAGGTCTACCTCCCCATGTGCACGAACGACCCAAAGGATTGGCATATTCTCGCCGCCGCGATTCGCGGGCAGGTAGAGACGATTCTGACCATGAACGTTCGCCACTTCAAACCCGCTGATGTTGAAATCTGGGGTGTGACCGTTGCTCACCCGGACGAGTATCTGAAAGTACTTTATGACCTTGACGAGGCGGTTGTGGTTCAAGTGCTGAACGACATGGCGAAGTGCCGTAGCAAACCAATCGGGCAAATGCTCTCGCGGTTGAGCGCTCCTGCCCCAGGATTTACGAAAAAAGTGGGCAACGGGCTGCAGTTGACCGTTCCGCCCTACGATCCAGTCGCCTACCGGAATTCATAA
- a CDS encoding IS630 family transposase (programmed frameshift), producing the protein MAKPYSYDFRQKVLQAIELNGLKKSEASELFDISRNTINLWSQRKAETGDVQAKPRPASHKGQKITDWEKFRAFVEAHGDKTQAEMAQLWDGQISSRTISRALHKLGITRKKTYGYRERDEAKRSAFLELLPDPKAAHLVYVDQSGMDERDDYGYGWSPSGERFYGLKAGRRQGRINMIAGYRAGQLIAPFTVEGACNRTVFEIWLESCLIPVLQPGEWVILDNATFDHGGRIVALIEAAGAHVLYLPPYSPDLNRIEKCWAWLKSRIRKRLRDCGHLRNAMDAVLKQAAS; encoded by the exons ATGGCAAAACCCTACAGTTACGACTTCCGCCAAAAAGTCCTGCAAGCCATCGAACTCAACGGTCTCAAGAAAAGTGAAGCCAGCGAGCTGTTCGACATCAGTCGCAACACCATCAACTTGTGGTCTCAGCGCAAGGCAGAAACCGGAGATGTCCAGGCAAAGCCCAGACCGGCATCCCATAAGGGTCAGAAAATTACCGACTGGGAAAAGTTTCGGGCCTTCGTAGAAGCACATGGCGACAAAACCCAGGCCGAGATGGCGCAACTGTGGGATGGACAGATCAGTAGCCGCACGATTTCGCGGGCGTTGCACAAGCTTGGCATCACCCGA AAAAAGACCTACGGGTATCGCGAACGCGATGAGGCGAAACGCTCAGCATTCCTAGAGCTTCTGCCGGACCCGAAAGCCGCGCACCTGGTGTATGTCGATCAGTCCGGCATGGACGAGCGCGACGATTACGGATACGGTTGGTCGCCGTCGGGGGAGCGCTTTTACGGACTGAAAGCAGGTCGTCGTCAGGGTCGCATCAACATGATTGCGGGCTATCGAGCCGGTCAGCTGATCGCCCCGTTCACTGTCGAAGGGGCTTGCAATCGGACCGTGTTTGAAATTTGGCTGGAGAGCTGCTTGATTCCTGTGTTGCAGCCTGGCGAGTGGGTGATTCTGGATAACGCCACGTTTGATCATGGTGGCCGGATTGTCGCATTGATTGAAGCGGCCGGTGCCCACGTACTCTATTTACCCCCGTATTCCCCCGACCTGAACCGCATTGAGAAGTGCTGGGCGTGGTTGAAAAGTCGGATTCGCAAACGGTTACGTGATTGCGGGCATTTGCGCAACGCGATGGATGCCGTTCTCAAACAGGCTGCGTCCTAA